In Mycolicibacterium gadium, the genomic window CAGCGCCATCTGGCGGTCCAGACCCTCGACCTGCTCCAGCATCGCGTGCGCGTCCGACCAGTACGCTTCGTTCAACCGCACGATCGCGGCGCCGAGCAGTGTGACCTTGTCCGGGAAGTGGCGGTACAACCAGCCGCGGGAAACCCCGGCGACCTCGGCCACCTCGGACACCGTGGTCGCGCGGATCCCTTTCGCACGCATGCAGATCTCCGCAGCGTCGGTCAGTCGATCGCGGATGTTCTTGGTGGCAGTGCCGGTCGTCACCTGGGCATTGTGGCACGGTAGACAGACTCACAGATCTGTTCAGCGGCAGAGGTCACGCCGCAGCAGCGCCGAACGTGGGTTACCCGCACGGTCGAGGGGCTTGGGGTCTAGGGGTCGATGCAACAGTCTCTGATTCGTGTGGAGGCGTGTTGCGTTGTCTGTTTTGACTTTGAGCTCTGTTGTTCGTCAGTTCTGGAGGCATGTCAGTGATGGCCATACTGTCGAGGAGGCAAGCTGGGCTGTCGGCGTGTCGAGGCGCACGGGATTTCGCTGGTTCCGCGACGCTGGCGGGGTGAAACCACGATCGGTAGTGCCCAGCTCATCGGGCCTGAAGCCGCGGATGACGCTGCAGGATCGGATTCAGATCGAAATCGGCGTGGCGACCAATGAGTCGCTGCGTGCGATTGGTAGCCGGCTGTTACCTCCTCGGCCGGCGTCGACAATCAAACGCGAAATCGACAACAACGGCCGACACACCGTCGATCACCCGGACCGCAACTCAGGGTATCGGCGAAAGCATGCGTTCGGGGCACGCCAGAGTGGCCGCAGCGCCGCGGGGGGCTACTGCGCGCTGACGGCGCAGGCATACTCTGATCGGCGGGCGCGTCGCCCGAAAGCGGGCAAGCTGGCTGTTAGCGAGAAGCTGCACGATGAAGTGCAGGCCCGGCTGCTCGACGAGCACAGTCCCAAGCAGATCGCCAAGCGGTTGGTGCTGGATTTTCCCGACGATGTGGAGATGCGGGTGTCGCACGAAACCATCTACACCTCGATTTATGTCCAGGGCAAAGGCAGTCTGCGTCGCGAACTGCATACCTGTCTGCGCACCGGGCGAGCGTTGCGTAAGCCCCAGCGCCGCCCCGATGAACGCCGTGGTCGCATCCGCGACATGGTCAACATCAGTGAGCGTCCACCCGAGGTTGAAGACCGCGCGGTGCCCGGGCATTGGGAGGGCGATCTGATCCTGGGCAGTACTGCCTCGGGTTCAGCGATTGGCACCGTGGTCGAACGGATGACCCGGTTTGTGATGTTGCTGCATCTGCCCGACGATCACACCGCGGTGGCCGTGCAGGAAGCGATCGTGGCGAAAATGGCGCAACTGCCGTTGATCCTGCGCAAAACACTGACCTGGGATCAGGGCAGCGAGATGGCCAACCATGCGGCGATCGCCCAAGCCGCCGAGCTCAATATTTACTTCTGCGATCCGCACTCCCCGTGGCAGCGCGGCACCAATGAGAACACCAACGGCCTACTGCGCCAATACTTTGCCAAAGGCACCGACCTATCGGTCTTTCCGGCCGATTACCTCGACTACGTCGCGACCAAACTCAACCGCCGGCCCCGCGAAACCTTGAGCTGGAAAACACCCGCCGAAGCCCTCGACGAACTACTGTCCAACCCGTCCAAACCACCCGCTGTTGCATCTACCGCTTGAAACCGCCGGGCCGAAAGCGTGCGGGTAACCCACGTTCGCGAAAGAGCGGGGCGAGGAATAGCGACCCTGCCGCATGCGTTTAGGCCGTTGGCGGTTGACCTGGCATAATGGCGCCGACACCCTCGGTTCCGGTTCACGCCGATACCTCCTGGTCAACGGAGGGGCGACCCGGGGCCCACGATTGAAGAGGAAACCATGAAATCAGGCATTCATCCTGACTACGCCGACACCACGGTGATCTGCGGCTGCGGTAACACGTTCACCACCCGCAGCACCAAGAAGGGCGGCCAGATCCACGTCGAGGTCTGCTCGCAGTGCCACCCGTTCTACACCGGCAAGCAGAAGATCCTCGACAGCGGCGGCCGTGTGGCGCGCTTCGAGAAGCGCTACGGCAAGCGCAAGGGCGCGGGCGAGAAGTCGCCCGAAACAGGCGCAGACAACTAGCTGTCGTTCCGACGCCCGATGCTGCGCACGAGCGCAGCCCGGGCGTCGGTTTGCGTTTGGCGGAAGAACCGAGGGAGTGCACTGCGGGTAAGGAGGACGACATGGCCGACACGGCACCCGTGATCGAGGCATTGCTCGCTGAGCACGCCGACCTCGAGCGCCAGCTCTCCGATCCCAACCTGCATGCGGATGCGTCCGCCGCACGGAAGGTCGGCCGCCGGTTCGCCCAGGTTTCGCCGATCGTCGCGACCTACCGCAAGCTCGAGGCCGCCCGCGGCGATCTCGAGGCTGCCCGGGAACTGGCCGCCGACGACGAGTCGTTCGCTGCCGAGGTGCCCGAACTGGAAGCGGTCGTCGAGCAGCTCGACACCCAGCTGACCGACCAGCTCTCACCCCGCGATCCGCACGACGCCGACGACATCGTCCTCGAGGTGAAGTCCGGTGAGGGGGGCGAGGAATCGGCATTGTTCGCCGCCGACCTGGCGCGGATGTACACCCGGTACGCCGAGCGGCACGGCTGGTCCGTCACCATGCTCGACGGGACCACCTCCGACCTCGGTGGCTACAAGGACGCGACGTTGTCGATCAGGAGCAAGGGCGATACGGCCGACGGGGTGTGGTCGCGTCTCAAGTTCGAAGGCGGCGTGCACCGTGTGCAAAGGGTTCCGGTGACCGAGTCGCAGGGCCGCGTGCACACGTCGGCCGCGGGCGTGCTCGTCTACCCCGAACCCGAAGAGGTCGAGGAAGTCGAGATCGACGAATCCGATCTGCGCATCGACGTGTACCGGTCCTCGGGCAAGGGCGGCCAGGGCGTCAACACCACCGACTCGGCGGTGCGCATCACGCATCTGCCCACCGGCATCGTCGTCACCTGCCAGAACGAGCGCAGCCAGCTGCAGAACAAGGCGCGCGCGCTGCAGGTGCTTGCCGCCCGGTTGCAGGCACTCGCCGAGGAGCAGGCGCAGGCCGACGCGTCGGCGGACCGGGCCAGCCAGATCCGCACCGTCGACCGCAGCGAGCGGATCCGCACCTACAACTACCCCGAGAACCGGATCGCCGATCACCGGATCAACTTCAAGGCGCACAACCTCGACCAAGTGCTCGACGGCGACCTCGATGCCCTGTTCGACGCGCTGGCCACCGCCGACAAGCAGTCCCGGCTTCAGCAAGCATGACCCGGCCCGGCCGGGTGCCAGCACGCGCCAACGTCCGCCAGGCGATCGATGCCGCCGAGGCGGCACTGGCGCGGGCGGGAGTCGGATCGCCGCGGGCCGACGCGGAACTGCTTGCCTCATTTGCCGCCGGTGTGGAGCGCGGACGGTTGGCATTCTTCGACCCCGGATCGGACTTCTACGAAACCTATGACGGACTCGTCGCCGAGCGCGTCAGCCGCAAGCCGCTTCAGCACATCGTCGGAACCGCGGCGTTCGGTCCCGTCACTGTCCATGTCGGTCCTGGTGTTTTCATACCGCGGCCAGAAACCGAAGCCATGCTGGAATGGACTGTTGCACAACAGCTGTCGTCGAAGCCGGTGATCGTCGATCTGTGCACCGGTAGCGGTGCGCTGGCGTTGGCGCTTTCGAAGTTCTGGCCCGCGGCCCGCATTGTCGCCGTCGACGACTCGCAGAGCGCGCTCGAGTACGCGACAAGCAATCTCGTAGGCGTCGGTGTCGAACTGCTGCGTGCCGACGTCACCGAACCGGGCTTGCTTCCCGATCTCGACGGCTCAGTGGATCTGCTCGTCGCCAACCCGCCCTACATTCCAGACGACGCGGATCTGGAACCCGAAGTCGCCGAACATGATCCACCGCACGCGCTGTTCGGCGGGCCGGACGGGATGGAGGTCATCGAAGCCATCGCCGACCTCGCTGGCCGATGGCTGCGCGCCGGCGGGCTCTGCGCCGTCGAGCACGACGACACCACCTCGGCGCGGACGGTCGAAGCGTTCGCCCGGACAGGGCGATTCGACGACGTCACCAGCCGCCTCGACCTGGCGGGTCGGCCCCGCTTCGTCACTGCGGTCCGTAGCCGGTGAGAAACTGGACTTCATGACGGAGATGTTCGACTGCCTCGATGAGCAGACGCGGGCGATCGGTATCGCCTCGGCCGTCAGCGCGGTCAAGGGCGGCAGTCTGGTGGTGATGCCGACCGACACCGTCTACGGCATTGGCGCCGACGCCTTCGACAGCGAGGCCGTTTCGGCTCTGCTGGCGGCCAAGGGTCGCGGTCGTGACATGCCCGTTCCGGTGCTCGTCGGGTCCTGGCACACGATCGAGGGGCTGGTGTACTCCGTCCCGAACACCGCCCGCGAACTCATCCGCGCCTTCTGGCCGGGTGCCCTCAGCCTCGTGGTGCGGCAGGCGCCGTCGCTGCAATGGGACCTGGGCGACGCACACGGCACCGTCATGGTGCGCATGCCGCTGCACCCCGTGGCCATCGAGCTGCTGCGCGCGGTCGGGCCGATGGCGGTGTCGAGCGCGAACATCTCGGGTCAGCCCCCCGCCGTCACCGCGAAAGACGCGCGAGACCAACTCGGCGACCTCGTCGAGGTCTACCTCGACGCCGGACCGTCGCAGCAGCAGGCGGCGTCCACGATCGTGGACCTGACCGGTGCACATCCGCGGGTGCTGCGGCAGGGGCCGGTCACCGTCGATGCGGTGGCGAAAGTGCTTGGCGTTGACGCGGCGACGTTGACGGACTGATCCGGGGCGACCTGAAGAAACATGGCATACGGTTCATCGGTGGTCTACGCGGCAGACAGTCTGCTGGCGCTCAACGATCGCGGTGCAGGCGTCCCGCTTCGCGAGCTCGCGCTGGTCGGACTCACCGCAGCGATCATCACCTACTTCGCTACGGGATGGGTGCGCATCATCGCCCGGCGCCTCGGCGCGGTGGCCTATCCGCGCGAACGCGACGTTCATCTGCAGCCGACGCCGCGAATGGGCGGGCTGGCGATGTTCGTCGGCGTGGTCTGTGCCGTGCTGCTGGCGTCGCAGCTTCCAGCGCTCACCCGCGGGTTCGTGTACTCGTCGGGAATGCCCGCGGTCGTGGTCGCGGGCGGGCTCATCATGGCGATCGGTCTGATCGACGACAGATGGGGACTGGATGCACTGACGAAGTTCGCCGGCCAGATCACCGCGGCCAGTGTGCTTGTCACGATGGGTGTCGCGTGGAGCGTGCTCTACATCCCCGGTGTCGGCACCATCGTGCTCGACCAGGTGTCGTCGATCCTGCTGACGCTGGCGCTGACCGTCGCGATCGTCAACGCCATGAACTTCGTCGACGGGCTGGACGGCCTCGCCGCCGGCCTTGGCCTGATCACCGCATCGGCCATCTGCATCTTCTCGATCGGGCTGCTGCGCGATCACGGCGGCGATGTCCTGTTCTATCCGCCTGCCGTGATCTCGGTGGTGCTCGCCGGAGCATGCCTGGGATTCCTGCCGCACAACTTCCACCCCGCCAAGATCTTCATGGGTGACTCGGGTTCGATGCTGATCGGCCTGATGCTCGCCGCGGCCTCGACGACGGCCGCGGGCCCAATATCGCAGACCGCATACGGCGCCCGCGATGTGTTCGCCTTGCTGTCGCCGTTCCTGTTGGTGGTTGCGGTGCTGTTCGTGCCAGCGCTGGACATGCTGTTGGCGATCGTGCGGCGCACCCGCGCGGGTCGCAGCCCGTTCAGCCCTGACAAGATGCACCTGCATCACAGGCTGCTTCACATCGGTCATTCGCACCGGCGGGTGGTGCTGCTGATCTATCTGTGGGTGGGCATCATCGCAGTCGGCGCCGCCAGCACGATTTTCTTCGATCCGCGCTACACCGGTGCCGTCATGCTGGCGGCGATTCTGGTCGCGGTCGTGGTTACTCTCATCCCGCTGTTGCGCCGCCGAGATGGTCAGCTAGATGAACTGTACGACAAATAGTAGTAGACGTCTTTTATGCCTCTCACCATGTGTTAGGGTGCAGTCAGAACCCGAAAAAACCTCGCGGGTTGCCGGCCTCCGGGCCATCGGT contains:
- a CDS encoding IS30 family transposase, coding for MSVLTLSSVVRQFWRHVSDGHTVEEASWAVGVSRRTGFRWFRDAGGVKPRSVVPSSSGLKPRMTLQDRIQIEIGVATNESLRAIGSRLLPPRPASTIKREIDNNGRHTVDHPDRNSGYRRKHAFGARQSGRSAAGGYCALTAQAYSDRRARRPKAGKLAVSEKLHDEVQARLLDEHSPKQIAKRLVLDFPDDVEMRVSHETIYTSIYVQGKGSLRRELHTCLRTGRALRKPQRRPDERRGRIRDMVNISERPPEVEDRAVPGHWEGDLILGSTASGSAIGTVVERMTRFVMLLHLPDDHTAVAVQEAIVAKMAQLPLILRKTLTWDQGSEMANHAAIAQAAELNIYFCDPHSPWQRGTNENTNGLLRQYFAKGTDLSVFPADYLDYVATKLNRRPRETLSWKTPAEALDELLSNPSKPPAVASTA
- the rpmE gene encoding 50S ribosomal protein L31 translates to MKSGIHPDYADTTVICGCGNTFTTRSTKKGGQIHVEVCSQCHPFYTGKQKILDSGGRVARFEKRYGKRKGAGEKSPETGADN
- the prfA gene encoding peptide chain release factor 1 encodes the protein MADTAPVIEALLAEHADLERQLSDPNLHADASAARKVGRRFAQVSPIVATYRKLEAARGDLEAARELAADDESFAAEVPELEAVVEQLDTQLTDQLSPRDPHDADDIVLEVKSGEGGEESALFAADLARMYTRYAERHGWSVTMLDGTTSDLGGYKDATLSIRSKGDTADGVWSRLKFEGGVHRVQRVPVTESQGRVHTSAAGVLVYPEPEEVEEVEIDESDLRIDVYRSSGKGGQGVNTTDSAVRITHLPTGIVVTCQNERSQLQNKARALQVLAARLQALAEEQAQADASADRASQIRTVDRSERIRTYNYPENRIADHRINFKAHNLDQVLDGDLDALFDALATADKQSRLQQA
- the prmC gene encoding peptide chain release factor N(5)-glutamine methyltransferase, yielding MTRPGRVPARANVRQAIDAAEAALARAGVGSPRADAELLASFAAGVERGRLAFFDPGSDFYETYDGLVAERVSRKPLQHIVGTAAFGPVTVHVGPGVFIPRPETEAMLEWTVAQQLSSKPVIVDLCTGSGALALALSKFWPAARIVAVDDSQSALEYATSNLVGVGVELLRADVTEPGLLPDLDGSVDLLVANPPYIPDDADLEPEVAEHDPPHALFGGPDGMEVIEAIADLAGRWLRAGGLCAVEHDDTTSARTVEAFARTGRFDDVTSRLDLAGRPRFVTAVRSR
- a CDS encoding L-threonylcarbamoyladenylate synthase, with protein sequence MTEMFDCLDEQTRAIGIASAVSAVKGGSLVVMPTDTVYGIGADAFDSEAVSALLAAKGRGRDMPVPVLVGSWHTIEGLVYSVPNTARELIRAFWPGALSLVVRQAPSLQWDLGDAHGTVMVRMPLHPVAIELLRAVGPMAVSSANISGQPPAVTAKDARDQLGDLVEVYLDAGPSQQQAASTIVDLTGAHPRVLRQGPVTVDAVAKVLGVDAATLTD
- a CDS encoding glycosyltransferase family 4 protein — encoded protein: MAYGSSVVYAADSLLALNDRGAGVPLRELALVGLTAAIITYFATGWVRIIARRLGAVAYPRERDVHLQPTPRMGGLAMFVGVVCAVLLASQLPALTRGFVYSSGMPAVVVAGGLIMAIGLIDDRWGLDALTKFAGQITAASVLVTMGVAWSVLYIPGVGTIVLDQVSSILLTLALTVAIVNAMNFVDGLDGLAAGLGLITASAICIFSIGLLRDHGGDVLFYPPAVISVVLAGACLGFLPHNFHPAKIFMGDSGSMLIGLMLAAASTTAAGPISQTAYGARDVFALLSPFLLVVAVLFVPALDMLLAIVRRTRAGRSPFSPDKMHLHHRLLHIGHSHRRVVLLIYLWVGIIAVGAASTIFFDPRYTGAVMLAAILVAVVVTLIPLLRRRDGQLDELYDK